A part of Paenibacillus sp. 481 genomic DNA contains:
- a CDS encoding ABC transporter substrate-binding protein has product MSSTGKKIKVAVGVFIAILAILIVLERQSLLVLLPSGDQTQTTEPMPKKKVRFAVVGSAAKQHAAVEAAINRKMEREGVPLQLEVVFIAKETWRHQVDLMLAAKEEFELLQVDEETLGSNVLAGRGAILPLNDLVERYGADLTRNIPASVMEAAKVNGRLYAVPVPWAATPVERISSGYLTMRADLIKQYELTVPETRQDFIDVIVALKNKWVWPSQYYFWVDLTKNQEWLYRTMEAYPFRVDANELVYVDSYGTVKPWIETEQFKEEAEFFKELYGLGILHPNVLSVSDTEISKVCRQGQFLFSDCSLSIFPELNVNLTGAELKEIVLSPEKPRVQHIAYSSGNAVPATAKQPEAGIQFLNWLYSSKDNYELLRYGIKDKHWLPIGDRQYEPVLDDYGIPLYSSGQKMFGNFVYERFLADELEDRIKQITVPDERPAASVASGFSFDSSAVSEEYAKCLEEMKAIVLPIKAGLLDYDAHFPAALQKMRSAGLDNVVKEYENQFKRWLQERKKQL; this is encoded by the coding sequence ATGAGTTCAACGGGAAAAAAGATTAAAGTTGCAGTCGGCGTTTTCATCGCGATATTGGCGATTCTGATTGTTCTGGAGAGGCAATCGTTACTTGTGCTGCTTCCTTCCGGCGACCAAACTCAGACGACGGAACCCATGCCGAAGAAAAAGGTCCGTTTCGCCGTTGTCGGCAGCGCCGCCAAACAGCATGCGGCAGTCGAAGCCGCGATCAATCGGAAGATGGAGAGGGAGGGCGTACCGCTTCAACTGGAGGTCGTCTTCATCGCTAAGGAAACGTGGCGTCACCAGGTCGATCTGATGTTGGCGGCAAAAGAGGAATTCGAACTGCTCCAGGTGGACGAGGAGACGCTGGGGAGCAACGTGCTTGCCGGACGAGGCGCAATCCTGCCTTTGAACGATCTTGTCGAGCGGTACGGAGCCGATTTGACGAGGAACATTCCCGCTTCTGTCATGGAGGCGGCTAAAGTCAACGGGCGGTTGTACGCTGTTCCGGTACCTTGGGCGGCAACCCCCGTGGAAAGGATATCAAGCGGATATTTAACGATGCGGGCCGATTTGATTAAACAGTATGAATTGACCGTACCCGAAACAAGACAAGATTTCATCGACGTGATCGTTGCGTTGAAAAACAAATGGGTGTGGCCTTCGCAGTATTACTTTTGGGTTGATCTGACGAAAAATCAGGAGTGGCTGTATCGCACGATGGAAGCTTACCCGTTCCGCGTCGACGCGAACGAGCTGGTCTACGTCGATTCGTATGGGACGGTTAAGCCATGGATCGAAACGGAGCAGTTTAAGGAAGAGGCCGAATTTTTCAAGGAGCTTTATGGCCTCGGTATCCTTCATCCGAACGTTCTCTCCGTGTCCGATACCGAGATAAGCAAAGTGTGCCGACAGGGGCAGTTTTTGTTCAGCGATTGCAGCTTGTCCATCTTCCCGGAGCTGAACGTCAATCTGACGGGAGCGGAATTAAAGGAGATCGTTCTGTCTCCTGAGAAGCCCCGCGTGCAGCACATCGCCTATTCGTCCGGCAACGCCGTTCCCGCAACGGCCAAACAGCCGGAGGCGGGAATCCAGTTCCTAAATTGGCTCTACAGCAGCAAGGACAATTACGAATTGCTGCGATACGGGATTAAAGACAAGCATTGGCTTCCGATCGGAGATCGGCAGTATGAGCCGGTGCTGGACGATTATGGAATTCCCCTTTATTCGTCCGGCCAGAAGATGTTCGGCAACTTCGTTTACGAGAGGTTTCTAGCCGACGAGCTGGAAGACCGGATTAAGCAGATCACCGTCCCCGACGAACGTCCGGCCGCAAGCGTTGCGTCGGGCTTCAGCTTCGATTCGTCGGCCGTGTCCGAGGAGTACGCCAAATGCCTGGAGGAAATGAAGGCGATCGTACTCCCTATAAAAGCCGGCCTGCTGGATTACGACGCTCATTTTCCGGCGGCACTTCAGAAGATGAGATCCGCCGGTCTGGACAACGTCGTGAAAGAATACGAAAACCAATTCAAGCGTTGGCTGCAAGAACGCAAGAAGCAGCTCTAG
- a CDS encoding zinc-binding dehydrogenase has product MKSVNIIFPEKGKVQITEGDVPSPGPNEIVCATIKSLISTGTETLCLQGNIDPGTGWEEWVKYPFQPGYSTVARVLQAGENVKDLKPGDYVASDVPHQQYFTVEREWVHPLPEQIAAEDATWFSLARVAQQGVRRAKLELGETVGIVGMGMVGQLVLQFLLLAGCRKVICIDPVASRFGYAGDDNSVTFIAKDAASARADIEQLTNGKMLDVVFDVTGHPAVLAPASLLLRRLGRVILLGDTSTPSKQIVGPRIVTDSISILGIHGTMSPEHASEYNPWTRNEMDALFFEYAAQGRMNLERLVSHRVSPLDAARIYEQLLVNRNEYMGVIFDWEAL; this is encoded by the coding sequence ATGAAATCGGTAAATATCATATTTCCGGAAAAAGGGAAAGTACAGATAACGGAAGGCGACGTTCCCTCGCCCGGTCCGAACGAGATTGTGTGCGCCACGATCAAGTCGTTGATCAGCACCGGAACGGAAACGTTATGCCTTCAAGGCAATATCGATCCCGGAACCGGATGGGAAGAATGGGTGAAGTATCCGTTTCAGCCCGGCTACTCGACAGTTGCCCGCGTCCTGCAAGCAGGCGAGAATGTCAAGGACTTGAAGCCCGGCGACTATGTTGCGTCCGATGTGCCGCACCAGCAATATTTCACCGTCGAGCGAGAGTGGGTTCATCCCCTTCCGGAGCAAATAGCGGCAGAAGATGCCACATGGTTCTCGCTCGCTCGCGTTGCCCAACAGGGCGTACGAAGGGCGAAGCTTGAACTGGGCGAAACAGTCGGGATCGTAGGGATGGGCATGGTCGGTCAGTTGGTGCTGCAATTTCTCCTGTTGGCCGGATGCCGCAAAGTGATCTGTATCGACCCTGTCGCGAGCAGATTCGGCTACGCCGGTGACGATAACTCGGTTACGTTCATAGCCAAGGATGCGGCAAGCGCGCGCGCAGATATCGAACAGCTGACGAACGGGAAAATGCTTGACGTCGTATTCGACGTCACCGGGCACCCGGCCGTCCTGGCTCCCGCATCGTTGCTGCTGCGAAGGCTCGGCAGAGTCATTCTGCTCGGAGATACTTCGACTCCTTCTAAGCAGATTGTCGGACCGCGGATCGTGACGGATTCCATCTCCATCTTGGGCATCCACGGTACGATGTCTCCGGAGCACGCTTCCGAATACAACCCTTGGACGCGAAATGAGATGGACGCGCTCTTCTTCGAATATGCGGCTCAAGGCAGAATGAACTTGGAGCGGCTGGTCTCGCATCGCGTCTCCCCGCTTGACGCGGCGCGCATCTACGAGCAATTGCTCGTCAACCGCAACGAATATATGGGCGTTATTTTCGATTGGGAAGCTTTATAA
- a CDS encoding extracellular solute-binding protein, translated as MKRNLVTIVFAILVLSLVAACSSNQPSSSENNSSNTPNPNGAVSQVSGVVRVAIAGWQIENGIDPITGMETIGLNQFLKDQFYPKYPNIKLEVSQTPWENVLAKQTAELLANNVDVLYTGYGSVFNQQGLLRGLDDLIAKDKTYDKSIYLKEVFESAFNTNDGTKQIGLPAALGNRTTIYDKQLFDEWGVAYLSEHPTPEEILDKAKKMTGKNPKTGKQNYGLWFEGNSIPGATFIALAKYYKAEGAAGSLNDKKNIKWNLNSPEMVKVMEWLQEAVKYMNPAFVNGKGSERFGLEDNNTAIQLDGFGYPVLVDYQSTGNEKLMKRYGSALNLGPKGAGWVAVDSIVMAKNAKNIEASWEVVKFLAGYERQKHWYKDFQFTPSLAAPDFTDPKDHFLTTSLKIAAVTKPSLLDEVNPFFNSELTPAVNGFISQAANGKAPDIKPFLDNLQQRAEKWSAK; from the coding sequence ATGAAGAGAAATTTAGTAACGATTGTATTCGCTATATTGGTCCTGTCGTTGGTTGCCGCTTGTTCTTCGAATCAGCCTTCGTCCTCGGAAAACAATAGCTCCAATACTCCGAATCCGAACGGAGCGGTTTCACAGGTTTCGGGGGTAGTACGGGTCGCTATTGCAGGCTGGCAGATAGAGAACGGAATCGATCCGATTACGGGTATGGAAACGATCGGCCTGAATCAATTTCTGAAAGATCAATTTTATCCGAAATACCCGAACATCAAACTTGAAGTATCGCAAACGCCTTGGGAGAACGTGCTGGCCAAGCAAACGGCCGAGCTGTTAGCAAACAACGTCGACGTGCTGTATACCGGTTACGGGTCCGTATTTAATCAACAAGGCTTGCTTCGCGGCTTGGACGATTTGATCGCAAAAGATAAGACGTACGACAAATCGATTTACCTTAAAGAAGTATTTGAATCCGCTTTCAACACGAACGACGGCACGAAACAAATCGGCTTGCCGGCGGCTCTCGGCAACCGAACGACGATATATGACAAGCAGCTGTTCGACGAGTGGGGCGTAGCGTATTTGTCGGAGCATCCGACGCCGGAGGAAATTTTGGATAAAGCGAAGAAAATGACCGGAAAAAACCCGAAAACGGGCAAGCAAAATTACGGGCTATGGTTTGAGGGCAACTCCATTCCCGGCGCTACCTTTATCGCATTGGCCAAATATTACAAAGCCGAGGGAGCTGCCGGAAGTCTGAACGATAAGAAAAATATCAAATGGAATCTCAATTCCCCCGAAATGGTCAAAGTGATGGAATGGCTGCAAGAAGCGGTGAAATATATGAACCCAGCGTTCGTAAACGGAAAAGGCAGCGAAAGATTCGGCCTCGAAGACAATAACACGGCCATTCAGCTGGACGGGTTCGGCTACCCCGTACTTGTCGACTATCAATCGACGGGCAACGAAAAACTGATGAAGCGTTACGGTTCCGCCCTGAACCTTGGACCGAAAGGAGCGGGCTGGGTTGCCGTCGATTCGATTGTTATGGCCAAAAACGCGAAAAACATCGAAGCCTCTTGGGAAGTCGTCAAATTTCTGGCCGGCTACGAAAGACAGAAACATTGGTACAAGGACTTCCAATTTACGCCATCGTTGGCGGCTCCGGATTTCACCGATCCGAAGGATCATTTCCTAACGACATCGCTGAAAATCGCGGCCGTGACGAAACCCAGCTTGCTGGATGAAGTCAACCCTTTCTTCAACAGCGAATTGACGCCTGCGGTTAACGGCTTCATCAGTCAGGCCGCCAACGGCAAAGCGCCAGATATCAAACCGTTCCTAGATAATTTGCAGCAGCGCGCGGAGAAATGGAGCGCCAAATAA
- a CDS encoding carbohydrate ABC transporter permease yields the protein MLRMVSAQRIAFIVLLLGSFIMVSPLVWMVSTSFDWGARLNMSFPPRFWPEQFSLKPYKAAFTNVPMLKYIVNSFYVAAGVITVSILSALLSGYALSKLKFKWSSLVLILALSTMMIPFEVTMLPQYLLFNQVGLLDTYWAFYLPALNYAFGTFLAKSFIDQLPTSLREAGIIDGAGEGSVFWRIYFPLCMPIVVTLVILQFLHIWNDLLWPLLVLSTSDKYTIQLGVAMFTYARGNNVTPSIVMAAATVSLVPALLMYLFLQKYIVESIAYTGIKQ from the coding sequence ATGCTTCGTATGGTGAGCGCCCAGAGAATCGCTTTTATCGTATTGCTGCTTGGTTCCTTCATTATGGTTTCTCCGCTCGTATGGATGGTGTCAACCAGCTTTGACTGGGGAGCGAGGCTGAACATGTCGTTTCCCCCCAGATTTTGGCCCGAGCAGTTTTCGCTGAAGCCGTATAAGGCCGCGTTTACGAATGTCCCTATGCTGAAGTATATTGTTAATTCCTTTTACGTAGCAGCGGGGGTTATTACAGTCAGCATTTTATCGGCTCTACTATCCGGATACGCATTGTCCAAGCTCAAATTCAAATGGTCGAGCCTCGTTCTGATCCTGGCATTGAGCACGATGATGATTCCGTTCGAAGTGACGATGCTTCCGCAGTATTTGTTATTTAATCAGGTGGGCCTTCTAGATACTTACTGGGCGTTTTATTTGCCCGCGCTCAACTACGCTTTCGGTACTTTTTTGGCAAAATCGTTCATCGATCAGCTGCCCACGTCGCTAAGAGAAGCCGGCATTATCGACGGTGCTGGAGAAGGGAGCGTGTTCTGGCGAATTTATTTTCCGCTTTGCATGCCGATTGTCGTTACCCTTGTCATCCTGCAATTTCTGCACATCTGGAACGATCTGCTATGGCCGCTGCTTGTATTGTCCACATCCGACAAATACACGATTCAATTGGGCGTTGCGATGTTCACTTATGCGCGAGGCAACAATGTGACGCCTTCCATCGTCATGGCCGCGGCTACCGTAAGTCTCGTTCCTGCGCTGCTGATGTATTTGTTTCTTCAAAAATATATCGTGGAAAGCATCGCGTATACCGGCATTAAGCAATAA
- a CDS encoding carbohydrate ABC transporter permease has translation MTKLILLEVKDMYRGVRYHLTVLAFISPLLLGMLFFSVYPMISALLMSFKNTKSGQHSAPWIGLKNYEYLLSDPMFWKSIYNTLYMGVLSACLGIVCSFILASLINGQKRKSAKNFFKAIYFLPNIVSIVATSTLFSFIFYPSAEGLLNHALGWFHIEPVGWFTNPQTSQISIVLMSVWYGLGYNTIIFLAGLQSVPKDLYEAAEVDGAGIWRKWTGISIPYMRPIFLFMIVIGMIDGMKRFTDVWLIGGTAGNPNGTLMTVVLYIYRQGFLSSEMGLATAASYLLFVLILLLSAVMILANRRKSDFY, from the coding sequence ATGACGAAGCTGATTTTGCTGGAGGTGAAGGATATGTACCGAGGGGTCAGGTATCATTTGACCGTACTGGCTTTTATTTCGCCGCTGTTGCTGGGTATGTTGTTTTTTTCCGTGTATCCGATGATTTCCGCGCTATTGATGAGCTTTAAAAACACGAAATCGGGGCAGCACTCCGCACCGTGGATCGGGCTCAAAAATTACGAATACTTACTCAGTGATCCGATGTTCTGGAAGTCGATCTACAATACGTTGTATATGGGCGTTTTATCCGCCTGTCTGGGTATCGTATGCTCGTTTATCCTTGCTTCCCTGATCAACGGCCAGAAAAGAAAATCGGCCAAAAACTTCTTTAAGGCGATTTACTTTTTACCCAACATCGTGTCCATCGTGGCGACGAGCACTTTGTTTTCCTTTATTTTCTACCCGTCGGCGGAGGGGTTGCTCAATCATGCGTTAGGCTGGTTCCATATCGAACCGGTCGGCTGGTTTACGAACCCGCAAACTTCGCAAATAAGTATCGTGCTCATGTCCGTCTGGTATGGGCTGGGATACAATACGATCATTTTCCTGGCCGGGCTGCAAAGCGTTCCCAAAGATTTGTACGAAGCCGCCGAAGTGGATGGGGCGGGCATATGGCGGAAGTGGACGGGCATTTCGATCCCTTACATGCGCCCGATCTTTCTGTTTATGATCGTGATCGGCATGATCGACGGGATGAAACGGTTTACGGACGTATGGCTGATTGGCGGAACCGCGGGAAATCCAAACGGAACGCTGATGACGGTGGTACTTTACATTTATCGGCAAGGCTTCTTGTCCTCGGAGATGGGGCTTGCGACCGCCGCCTCCTACCTCCTGTTTGTTCTCATTCTATTGCTATCCGCCGTCATGATCCTGGCGAATAGAAGGAAGTCCGATTTTTATTAA
- a CDS encoding DNA alkylation repair protein, giving the protein MNEYKGKEIKRSSKTENILPQINSKTKLGDLRKIAKDIKKDHELALELWSTEEFLPRLLAILIMDKKLLSQEVLNRLDKDMQTHTFDERNNLMDWLMANQLTKDKKTIALMESWENSPSALQRRTFWYYQARLRWTGQTPPDNTADLLSTLEANITQEEPEVQWAMNFTAGWIGVYDQKNRARCIKLGEKTGLYKDEMVSKGCTPDYLPEFIAIEVNKRNNN; this is encoded by the coding sequence ATGAATGAATATAAAGGTAAAGAAATAAAACGTTCTTCAAAAACAGAAAACATTCTACCTCAGATCAACAGCAAAACTAAGCTAGGCGACTTACGAAAAATCGCAAAGGACATTAAAAAAGATCACGAACTAGCATTGGAACTTTGGAGTACCGAAGAGTTTTTGCCCAGACTATTAGCAATCTTAATTATGGATAAAAAACTTCTTTCACAAGAAGTGCTAAATAGGCTTGATAAGGATATGCAGACTCACACTTTTGATGAGCGAAATAACTTAATGGATTGGTTAATGGCTAATCAGCTCACCAAAGACAAGAAGACAATTGCATTGATGGAGTCATGGGAAAATAGCCCTTCTGCTCTTCAAAGGCGAACTTTCTGGTATTATCAAGCACGATTGAGATGGACTGGACAAACACCGCCTGATAACACCGCAGACTTACTGTCTACATTAGAAGCTAATATTACGCAGGAAGAACCGGAAGTTCAATGGGCTATGAATTTCACCGCAGGCTGGATAGGCGTTTATGATCAAAAGAATCGAGCACGTTGTATTAAACTTGGTGAGAAAACAGGTCTTTATAAAGATGAAATGGTATCAAAGGGCTGTACTCCCGATTATTTGCCGGAGTTCATCGCGATTGAAGTTAACAAAAGAAATAATAATTAG
- a CDS encoding RICIN domain-containing protein: protein MSFIQRYSTTTNGAVTFTGNTLGLSHTNTSYTDIGAFITLDSAKQAAGYPAGTTLNWKENGSSAQLRLPAGSQILYAELIWGGSTKTSTEDVTSEIDRAITLVTPKGTSSITPDPTTGQQVTQASQIFYVRSANVTSLIASDGEGSYTVSGVPATVQRFKSNNVAGWTLSVVYKDPTLPLRNMSVYVGTASIERAGAVNQKITGFSTPDLGAVKARLLLTAMEGDSKIPGDQLFFGKDATSLKPISGPNNPLDNFFASQINDDAGNLDTSGTFGNVNVTPGSGGAAARYNWDITNVDASTAMQNSQTEALVQLTSKSDGYIVSGIGVQIDVNSPEIKVTKEVDKEAAVVGETLTYTILIENNGMTEAQKTILKDTLPPELKFVDGSLKVDGVTVPNGDPTKGVDIGSVSIEGPTQVTFQAVVLKVPPHNQAVNKASVVYDFQSAPGLPVSSGAANSNEATTVIRKVEVAVAKRQDLPVYVKAGNVITYTIEVANTGDTPITDVVVEDQIPNGTKLVPGSLQVDGRPLTGNIETGVNIGTVAPGTTAQVTFQVQIDSPVPKKVTNKAKVDYKYKLITDGQVFRKEEQTNEVTVTHEPNCNEAQKKIVTAVGEAELAAAGIIAAQKLSIQDSIRAFNDGKLNAEQLLQANEQLTQQLAKITSNEKQQQDTLQKAKKLCCKSDDDIDFSGVYIIKNRGSQKVLSVLGESKDNGANVVQWEYHGGDHQKWKLEKQADGYYTFKALHSGKALEVYGASTAGGANVQQYEGNGGDHQKWKVVKNPDGSLKFIAKHSGLLLDLASNNQANGANIQQWPDNGTPAQHWELTKV from the coding sequence ATGTCGTTTATTCAGCGGTATTCAACGACGACGAACGGGGCTGTTACGTTCACAGGTAACACACTCGGTCTTAGTCATACGAACACCAGTTATACCGATATTGGTGCTTTCATCACGCTAGATTCAGCGAAGCAGGCAGCAGGGTATCCTGCTGGCACGACGTTGAATTGGAAAGAAAATGGTTCTTCGGCACAGCTGCGCTTGCCTGCGGGTAGCCAAATACTATATGCAGAGCTGATCTGGGGCGGATCAACCAAAACGAGTACCGAGGATGTAACGAGTGAAATCGATCGGGCGATCACGCTCGTTACGCCTAAGGGGACCTCTTCCATTACTCCCGATCCGACTACAGGGCAGCAAGTCACACAAGCGAGCCAAATCTTTTATGTTCGCTCTGCCAATGTGACAAGCTTGATCGCGTCAGATGGGGAAGGTAGCTACACCGTTAGTGGTGTACCTGCTACTGTCCAACGATTCAAAAGCAATAACGTAGCAGGTTGGACGTTATCTGTCGTTTATAAGGACCCTACACTGCCGCTTCGCAATATGAGCGTGTATGTGGGAACCGCATCCATTGAGAGAGCGGGAGCGGTTAATCAAAAAATTACAGGTTTCTCTACGCCTGATCTCGGGGCTGTCAAAGCAAGACTGCTGCTGACTGCGATGGAAGGAGACTCCAAGATACCGGGGGATCAGCTTTTTTTTGGGAAAGACGCCACTTCGTTAAAGCCGATCTCAGGCCCTAATAATCCGCTTGATAATTTCTTTGCCTCGCAAATTAATGATGATGCAGGGAACTTAGACACGAGCGGTACGTTCGGGAACGTCAATGTCACGCCAGGAAGTGGCGGAGCAGCGGCTCGTTACAACTGGGATATTACGAATGTAGACGCTTCTACAGCAATGCAAAATTCGCAGACCGAGGCTTTGGTTCAACTGACTTCCAAATCAGACGGTTATATCGTATCCGGTATAGGTGTCCAAATTGATGTCAACAGTCCTGAGATCAAAGTGACGAAAGAAGTCGATAAAGAAGCTGCTGTCGTTGGAGAAACGCTTACGTACACGATCTTGATCGAGAACAATGGCATGACGGAAGCGCAAAAAACGATACTTAAAGATACCCTTCCACCCGAATTAAAGTTTGTGGATGGTAGCTTGAAGGTCGATGGCGTAACAGTGCCTAATGGAGACCCTACAAAAGGGGTAGATATCGGCTCCGTTTCGATTGAAGGGCCGACGCAAGTCACTTTTCAGGCCGTCGTATTAAAGGTTCCACCTCACAATCAAGCGGTGAATAAAGCTTCAGTTGTGTACGATTTTCAGAGCGCCCCAGGCTTGCCAGTCTCGTCAGGGGCGGCAAATAGCAACGAAGCGACCACGGTTATTCGAAAAGTAGAGGTTGCAGTTGCGAAACGGCAGGATTTGCCCGTTTATGTGAAGGCGGGCAACGTCATTACGTATACGATTGAAGTTGCGAACACAGGAGATACGCCGATAACTGATGTTGTGGTGGAGGATCAAATTCCAAATGGAACGAAGCTCGTTCCGGGCAGCCTACAAGTGGACGGACGTCCACTCACAGGCAACATCGAAACAGGCGTCAACATTGGAACTGTGGCGCCTGGAACGACAGCGCAAGTCACTTTCCAAGTGCAAATCGACAGTCCAGTGCCGAAGAAAGTGACGAACAAAGCGAAAGTCGACTATAAGTATAAACTTATTACTGACGGCCAAGTGTTCCGCAAAGAAGAGCAGACGAATGAAGTGACGGTGACTCACGAACCGAATTGTAATGAAGCTCAGAAAAAAATCGTGACAGCTGTTGGTGAGGCTGAACTAGCTGCAGCAGGCATTATCGCAGCACAGAAATTAAGCATTCAAGATTCGATTCGGGCTTTCAACGATGGCAAGTTAAATGCTGAACAGTTGCTCCAAGCCAATGAGCAGCTCACACAACAGCTGGCCAAAATAACGTCAAACGAAAAGCAGCAGCAGGATACGTTGCAAAAAGCGAAAAAGCTCTGCTGCAAAAGTGACGATGACATTGACTTCAGTGGTGTCTATATCATTAAAAATAGAGGCAGCCAAAAAGTGTTGAGTGTCTTAGGCGAATCCAAAGATAATGGCGCGAATGTGGTGCAATGGGAGTACCACGGCGGCGATCATCAAAAATGGAAGCTAGAGAAGCAAGCCGATGGATACTATACGTTTAAAGCGTTACATAGCGGAAAAGCGCTTGAGGTGTATGGGGCTTCGACAGCAGGTGGTGCCAACGTGCAGCAATATGAAGGCAATGGTGGAGACCACCAAAAATGGAAAGTGGTCAAAAATCCAGATGGATCGCTGAAATTTATTGCGAAGCATAGCGGCTTGTTACTTGATCTTGCGAGTAATAATCAAGCAAACGGAGCTAATATTCAACAATGGCCAGACAATGGCACACCGGCGCAGCATTGGGAACTGACGAAGGTTTAA
- a CDS encoding DUF11 domain-containing protein — protein MADRPNVSILKEVDKTDAKVGDILTYTFTVANDSPVEVTNSKFKDFLSDEVKFVPNSVTIDGEAKPGEDPTKTITLDRVTIEGPVVITFQVEVVKPHPSGVIKNKAYMGSQYAGGYVDTISNEVQVNVPAGRTACEWSRDLIIHSIAQEEKELATVLHMEGEKIQAAVNSFRAGRITVTELLAINQSATKGVQQIANLEKELKNKLIQVKDLCCACK, from the coding sequence ATGGCTGATCGTCCGAACGTGAGTATTTTAAAGGAAGTAGACAAAACGGATGCCAAGGTAGGCGATATTTTAACGTATACGTTTACCGTTGCTAATGACAGTCCAGTTGAAGTGACGAATTCCAAATTCAAAGACTTTTTATCGGATGAGGTCAAATTCGTTCCCAATAGTGTGACAATCGATGGCGAAGCGAAGCCTGGAGAAGACCCAACGAAGACAATCACACTTGATCGGGTAACCATCGAAGGTCCAGTCGTCATCACGTTTCAAGTGGAAGTGGTCAAACCCCATCCAAGCGGTGTGATTAAAAATAAAGCCTATATGGGGTCTCAATATGCTGGTGGGTATGTCGATACGATCAGCAATGAGGTACAAGTGAATGTGCCCGCAGGGCGAACGGCTTGTGAATGGTCACGTGATCTGATCATCCATTCGATTGCACAAGAGGAAAAAGAGCTCGCTACCGTTCTTCATATGGAAGGTGAAAAAATTCAAGCCGCTGTTAACTCATTTCGGGCTGGACGGATCACCGTGACGGAGTTGCTAGCTATTAATCAAAGTGCAACGAAGGGTGTGCAGCAAATTGCGAATCTGGAAAAAGAGCTGAAGAACAAGCTCATTCAGGTGAAAGACCTGTGCTGTGCTTGTAAGTAG
- a CDS encoding DUF11 domain-containing protein, producing the protein MMSRNKKSKAAADADVSTEATTLAVDSPTVELNKSVNKTEAKVKELLTYTILVTNTGLVDAQNAILNDLLPAQLKFVPGSVLVDGVVQPNAHVHSGVLLGTVRTSQLIEVTFLAKVVNIPPDELVKNKATLAYQFQTASGSPVTVGEATSNETKTKIIVRPPTNCEKSRDTIEWTIKQEEKAVQELLAAEAAKTRAANAALLSGKITSAEQQVIVQSEQRTALALSALTQELGNKRNTIQDLCSGCK; encoded by the coding sequence ATGATGTCTCGCAATAAAAAAAGCAAAGCGGCTGCGGATGCGGATGTAAGCACGGAGGCCACTACCTTAGCGGTGGACAGTCCGACAGTGGAACTGAATAAAAGTGTGAACAAAACGGAGGCGAAGGTGAAGGAGCTATTGACCTATACCATTCTCGTCACCAATACGGGCCTCGTTGATGCACAGAACGCGATTTTGAACGATCTGCTTCCTGCACAATTAAAGTTTGTGCCAGGTAGTGTCTTGGTGGATGGCGTTGTTCAACCGAATGCCCATGTCCATAGTGGAGTCTTGCTAGGAACGGTAAGGACATCCCAACTGATCGAAGTTACATTTTTAGCGAAAGTCGTTAATATCCCTCCGGATGAGCTTGTAAAAAACAAAGCGACCTTAGCGTACCAGTTCCAAACTGCATCTGGATCGCCAGTCACGGTAGGTGAAGCGACTAGTAATGAAACGAAGACGAAAATTATCGTGCGCCCGCCTACGAATTGTGAGAAGAGCCGCGATACGATCGAATGGACGATTAAACAGGAAGAGAAGGCTGTTCAGGAGCTGTTGGCTGCTGAAGCAGCAAAAACACGCGCAGCGAATGCGGCTTTACTGAGCGGCAAAATTACGAGTGCGGAGCAGCAAGTGATTGTTCAGAGTGAACAGAGAACCGCTTTAGCCCTGTCAGCACTGACACAAGAGCTGGGCAATAAGCGAAATACGATTCAGGATTTGTGTAGTGGTTGCAAGTAG